The window GCCAAGGCCTTCTTTATAGCACAACTCTTGGCTTATCAAGATCCTAAACCATTGAAGAATATGCGAAGCGACGGAAGGATATTTTTAGTCTCTGCATTTCTGACTATGAGCGACCAACTCCAATGTACGCCATGCCGGCTGCCTTGAAGTCTTCAGAAACAAAACGGTTCATGCAGTCTACAAAAACCGCACCAGGCGCGAATTGGCTATAGTCGACAGCCGAAAGCTGGGTGAAGTGCTTCCAGTCGGTAGCTACTAGAATGGCGTCAGCTTTTTCGGCAGTGGTGACGGTGGAATTATGCAGAGTGATGGAGCTGTCTAGTTCGGGTTTGGCTTCTTTGTTGGCTTCAGGGTCGTAAGCATGTACCGCAGCTTTTTCTTTGGCCAGGATGTTAGCGAGGGCGATGGCCGACGAACGCCGCGTGTCGCTCGTACCAGCTTTGAAGGATAAGCCAAGCACGGCGATTTTTTTGCCTGCTAAGTTGTTGCCGAGCTGTTGCTTTAGTTTTTCTGCTATATAGCCAGGCATCGAATCGTTTAAGTGGCTGGCAGCTTGCATGATTTCCATATCCACGCCAAACTCGCGGGCGCTGTTAATTAAGCCGCTGACGTCTTTCGGAAAACAACCGCCCCCGTAGCCGCGGCCAGCGTTCAAGAATGCCCGGCCGATTCGCGGGTCGGCACCGACGGCGTTCATGACTTCGGTAATATCGGCACCAGCGGCGTCGGCCAGCTTAGCGATCGAATTGGCGAACGAAATTTTAAGGGCGAGGAAGGCGTTGGCGCTGACTTTTACTAATTCGGCGCTGTTGCGGGTGGTGGTAATGTATTGGCCTTCAGGGCTGTCTTTTGGCCCCGAAATACCGGCTAGCTCGGCAATGCTGTCACGGTGTTGGGCAATGGTGCGGTAAATAGCCATGACTTTTTCAAGGGCTTCTGCATCACTGCCGCCAAGGACGATGCGGTCGAACCAGAGCGTATCGTACACAGCTGTGCTTTCGCGCAGAAATTCTGGGTTTGAAACATAGCGAATGGTTTTGCCGCTTTTGGCCATGGCGACTTCAACTTTTTCGCCGGTGCCCACCGGAACGGTGCTTTTTTGTACGAATACACTACCAGGCTTTAGGTATTGGCTGGCTTCTTCGGCGGCGGCAAAAACGTAGCTGAGGTTACTGCTGCCATCGGGGTTGTCGGGGGTGCCAACGCACGAAAACACCACATCGCTTTTCGCGACTGATTCGGCATACGATTCAGTCGGGATAATCTTGTTTTTTGCCACGCCATCAGCGATCAGCGGGTCTAAGCCTTCTTCGTAAAAGAAAGCTTTGCCCTGGCGAATACTCTCCAGCCGCTCAGGAATAACGTCGACTAAATAAACCGTGTAGCCAGCGGCAGCCATAATCGCGGCGCTCGAAATACCAACGTAGCCAGTACCAAGA of the Verrucomicrobiia bacterium genome contains:
- a CDS encoding UDP-glucose/GDP-mannose dehydrogenase family protein is translated as MTPDLSTITILGTGYVGISSAAIMAAAGYTVYLVDVIPERLESIRQGKAFFYEEGLDPLIADGVAKNKIIPTESYAESVAKSDVVFSCVGTPDNPDGSSNLSYVFAAAEEASQYLKPGSVFVQKSTVPVGTGEKVEVAMAKSGKTIRYVSNPEFLRESTAVYDTLWFDRIVLGGSDAEALEKVMAIYRTIAQHRDSIAELAGISGPKDSPEGQYITTTRNSAELVKVSANAFLALKISFANSIAKLADAAGADITEVMNAVGADPRIGRAFLNAGRGYGGGCFPKDVSGLINSAREFGVDMEIMQAASHLNDSMPGYIAEKLKQQLGNNLAGKKIAVLGLSFKAGTSDTRRSSAIALANILAKEKAAVHAYDPEANKEAKPELDSSITLHNSTVTTAEKADAILVATDWKHFTQLSAVDYSQFAPGAVFVDCMNRFVSEDFKAAGMAYIGVGRS